DNA from Aquaspirillum sp. LM1:
GTAGCGTTGGACAAAGCGTGTCGGGGTGGAAAGGTCAACAAATGACAACCCCAACTGACTGCAAGATTGTAGCACGAAAAAAAGCTCGGAAAAGATGCAAGTCGAAAAAAGCAAGACTTTTATCTTATGCACATCCCAGGCGCACACCACAAAGCGCTGTGCACTGCCATGGGTCTATTAAGTCACATCTTGCGCTTCAGGGAAAGCATATTGATGCGCCGCAACATTTCCTGTCGCATACATGCAACAGTTCAGTGCACGTGCCAGAAGCCGTTCAGATAGCCCTCGTACAGCGCTTCGGTCAAACTTTCCGAATACTGGCCGGCAGGCAGGCGGCGCCGATTGGCCAGGGTTTCCCAGTCAGCGCGGTCAGCGGCGTCGATTTCCTGGATTTCACCATTGGTGTACACCTGCTGCTCGGTAAACAGGATCTGGCTCTTCAAATCCAGCCAGACGCCCTGCTCGGCCAGCGCCTGGGCAAACGCGTCCTCGTCCAGAGGCTCATCCGGCGCATCATAAAACACATGGGCTTTGGGCTCGGTCAGATAGTGACCCAGAAAATCGGCAACCGTGGACTTATCCCATTGAATGGCCTGCAACATTTCGCTGACCTGATCCATCATGTCCGCGCCGATCCGGCCCGGTGCGTCGGTGGGCTGACGGTCAGGGTCGCTGTACATGCCTTCGCAGCACAGCCGGTCCTGCAGGTACACCAGAAACTGGGTGACCATTTCCTGACAGGTGGGCGCGCGAAAACCGATCGAGTAAGTCATGCCTGGCTCCAGCGCCACACCATAGTGGGCGTACTTGGGCGGCAGGTAGAGCATGTCGCCATGGCCCAGCTCCCAGGTCTGGTCGGCATCAAAATGCTGCAGGATTTTCAGCGGCGCGCCGTCTACCAGCGACACATCGTCCTGGCCGGAAATCTGCCAGCGCTTGCGCCCGCCTACCTGCAGCAGGAACACGTCGTACGAGTCAAAATGTGGCCCGACCGTGCCCCCTGGTGGTGCATAGCTGATCATCAGATCGTCCAGCCGGGCGTAAGGCAGAAAATCAAATCGCCACAAAATGTCGGCAATATGGGGCAGGTGCTGGTTTACGCTCTGTACCAGAATGGTCCAGTCACTTTCCGGCAGTCGGGCCAGCCGGCGGCTGGACAGCGGGCCATGTTCGACTTTCCATTGCCCCTGACGGTATTCCACCAGCCGTGATTCAACATCATCGCGACTGGCCAGCTCGCTGAGCCACTCCAGATCCACTGGCTTGCCGACATCCGGAATGGCCTGACGGATCAACAATGGGGCTTTTTGCCAGTAGTCGCGCAGAAAGGTTTCTGCATCCATACCACCAAGCACTTCAATAGGGCGTGAAATCAAGTTGTCTTCGCACCGCAAAGCGATACGCTCCTGAATGGTTTACAATGCGAACCATGCAGCAACCCATTCGGGCGCTGTCTCGGCGGGATACCCCGCTATTTTCTTCAGACAGAAGGTTCTTCAATGCAAATCGTTAAAAATACCGTGGTGACGCTGCACTACGAAATGTTCGACTCCGAAAACACGCTGGTCGACAAAACCGACGAGCCGATCAGCTACCTGCACGGCGGCTACGACGGTATTTTCCCGCTGGTGGAAGAAAACCTCCACGAGAAGAAAGCCGGCGACAAGGTCGACGTGCTGATGCAACCGGACGACGCATTTGGCGACTACGAAGCCGAACTGGTGCGAGTGGAATCGGCTGACGTGTTCCCGGACGACGTTGAACTGGCCGTCGGCATGGTGTTCGAAGCTGACGATCCGGAAACCGGCGATGTGCTGATGTTCCGTGTCACCGAAATTGCCGAAGGCAAGGTGGTGGTGGACGCCAATCATCCGCTGGCCGGCCAGGCCGTGCGCTTTGTGGCCACCGTGACCGATGTTCGCCCGGCCAGCCCGGACGAAATCACCCACGGCCACGCCCACGGTGAACACGGCCATCATCACTGAGATGGCCCGCGCGCCCTGGTTTTGCTGAAAGCAGGCCAGGGCACGGCGGGCTTCCCGCCGCGCGGCGTATTATCCGGTGTTTTGCCAACAAAAAAGCCATCTTCGGATGGCTTTTTTGTTGGCAGCCGGCGCATCAGGCCGTCATGGCGCGCCCGCGCACGCATTACAGCGATTTGGCGCTCAGCCAATCATCCAGCTTGGCTACCTCCATGGGCCGGCAATACCAATAGCCCTGACCAAACGGGCAGCCCTGCTCACGCAGGAAATTCAGCTGGTAAGGCTCTTCAATCCCCTCGGCGGTCACCGCCAGGTTCAGGCTGTTGGCCAGCGAGATAATGGCCCGGGTAATCGCCGCATCACCCGGCTCCTGCTCCAGCCCGGCCACAAACGAACGGTCGATCTTCAGACCGTCGATGGGCAGCTTGCGCAGGTAGGACAGCGAAGAGTAGCCCGTGCCAAAGTCGTCGATGGTCAGATGCACCCCCATCTCGCGCAGGCGCACCAGGGTATCCAGGGTTTCCTGGGTGGTGTCCATCGCCATGCTTTCGGTGATTTCCAGCTCCAGGCATTCTGCCGGCAGGCCACTCTGGTTCAGCGCGCTGTGCACGCTCTCGACCAGATTGCTCAGTTTAAGCTGGCGGTGGGAAATATTCACCGCCATCCGTCCCGGCAGGCGCCCCTGATCCAGCCAGATGCGCGCCTGGCTGCAGGCGGTATGCAGCACCCAGTCACCAATCGGCACAATCAGCGAGGAATCTTCGGCAATCGGAATGAACTGCGCCGGCGACACCATACCCATTTGCGGGTGGTTCCAGCGAATCAGCGCCTCGTAGCCAAACAGGCTTTCATCGGCCAGCTTGAGCTTGGGCTGATAGTGCAGCAGCAGCTCTCCCCGTGCCAGCGCCGCGTGCAGACTATTTTCCAGCCGCATGCGCTCCATGGTGGAAGTGTTCATGTCCGAGGTGAAGAACTGGAAATTGTTCTTGCCGCGTTCCTTGGCCCGGTACATGGCCGTGTCGGCATTCATCAGCAGGGTTTCCGGCGCTTCGCCGTCTTCCGGGTAGATGGCAATGCCGATGGACGCGGTGACAAACACTTCCTGCTGCTCAATCTTGACGATGCCGTTGAGTTTGGACACCAATTTTTTAGCCACCTTGGCCACATGCTGCACGTCGGCAACGCTTTCCAGAATCACGGTGAATTCGTCGCCGCCCAGCCGCGCCACCGTGTCACTGTCACGCAGGCTGCTTTTCAGCCGTTCGGCAATCACCGTCAGCAGCTTGTCGCCAGCAGCATGGCCCATGGTGTCGTTGATGTACTTGAAACGGTCCAGGTCGATGAACATCAGCCCGATCTTGCGGGTTTCCCGCTGGGCACGCTGGGTGGCCAGCAACAGGCGCTCCATGAACAGTGTGCGGTTAGGCAGGCCGGTCAGCGGATCGTGGTTGGCCAGAAAATGCAGGCGCTCTTCGGCAATCTTGCGCTGGGTGATATCGGTGAAAATGCCGGCAAAGTGCGAATACTGGCCAGTTTCGTCCTTGATGCCGGTAATGGTCAGGTATTCGTGGAACAACGTACCATTTTTGCAACGGTTCCACAGCTCGCCTTGCCAGAAACCGTTGTCGCGCAGACTGCTCCACAGGTGACGGTAAAACTCCAGCGGCTGCTTGCCGGAAGACAGGAGGCGCGCATTGCGCCCCACCGCTTCGGATTTGCGGTAGCCGGTGATGCGGGTGAACGCCGGGTTGACCGACTCGATCACCCCATTGGCATCGGTGATCATGATGCCTTCCAACGTTGACTCAAACACCTTGTCGGCCATACGCAGGTTTTGCCGGGAAATCTGCAGCGCCTCGTCGCGCTCTCTCAGCGCATACTGCAGCTCGTTGACATACTCGTGCTCAATGCTGGTGAGAATATCGGAAAAACTGATCACCCCAACCAGTTCGCCACGATCAAGCACGCCCAGATGGCGGATATGTTTTTCTGCCAGCAGCTTGCGTGCATAGTACAGGCTGGTTTGCTTGGGCACGCTGATGATCGGGTGACTGGCCACAGCGCCCACCGCCAGGTGGGTTACCCGGTCGGCCAGCAGGCGCACCACGTCGCGCTGGGTCAGAATGCCAAACTCGTCGTCCGGGTAGCGGATCAGCAGCGCTTCGGACTGCTGCTCGCGCATGCGCTGAATCGCCTCGTGCAGCGGCACATCGGCGGTGACCTGTACCGGACGGTGGTCGGGATCGAGAATGGTGTCGAGGTGTTTGAGCTTGAGGAAAAACTCGGCCCCCTGATTCAGCACGATGTCGCTTTGCGACAGGATGCCGCGATAGCCACCCTGATCATCCACCACCAGATAGTGACGCACACCCTGGCGCTTGAACAGCACGGCGGCGTCGTTGAAGCTGGTTTCCACCGAGATGGTTTTCACCGGCCAGCTCATCACGTCGCGCACGCACAGGCTGAAGGTGGCCGGATCGGCAAAGTTCAGCCGCAAGGCGTCGGATTCGGTCCAGATGCCCACTGCGCGGGTATTGTCGATCACCAGCAGCGAGCCGCAGGCCGCCTCACGCATCAGCCGGGCGGCTTCTACCACACAAGTGTCGGGCGGGCAGGAAAAAATGCGTGGGGAAATGATTTGTTCGATGGTGCGACGCACGGGCACAGCAACAGGCTCTCCACTGGCAGTGTCAGGAATGGGGATGGTCAGCGAAAGAGACACGGCCACATCTCGAGCTCAGCAGCAACACATAGAGAAAAGCCAGTACAGCGCGTATTCATGGGGAAAGCCTCCGTCCGGCCAGCAAGTTGCTTGGAGTATGCCATACATCGGAATTGACGATGATTGCCTGTTTGCCCAATCCTGTCAAAAAAT
Protein-coding regions in this window:
- a CDS encoding cupin domain-containing protein, with translation MISRPIEVLGGMDAETFLRDYWQKAPLLIRQAIPDVGKPVDLEWLSELASRDDVESRLVEYRQGQWKVEHGPLSSRRLARLPESDWTILVQSVNQHLPHIADILWRFDFLPYARLDDLMISYAPPGGTVGPHFDSYDVFLLQVGGRKRWQISGQDDVSLVDGAPLKILQHFDADQTWELGHGDMLYLPPKYAHYGVALEPGMTYSIGFRAPTCQEMVTQFLVYLQDRLCCEGMYSDPDRQPTDAPGRIGADMMDQVSEMLQAIQWDKSTVADFLGHYLTEPKAHVFYDAPDEPLDEDAFAQALAEQGVWLDLKSQILFTEQQVYTNGEIQEIDAADRADWETLANRRRLPAGQYSESLTEALYEGYLNGFWHVH
- a CDS encoding peptidylprolyl isomerase gives rise to the protein MQIVKNTVVTLHYEMFDSENTLVDKTDEPISYLHGGYDGIFPLVEENLHEKKAGDKVDVLMQPDDAFGDYEAELVRVESADVFPDDVELAVGMVFEADDPETGDVLMFRVTEIAEGKVVVDANHPLAGQAVRFVATVTDVRPASPDEITHGHAHGEHGHHH
- a CDS encoding EAL domain-containing protein; its protein translation is MSLSLTIPIPDTASGEPVAVPVRRTIEQIISPRIFSCPPDTCVVEAARLMREAACGSLLVIDNTRAVGIWTESDALRLNFADPATFSLCVRDVMSWPVKTISVETSFNDAAVLFKRQGVRHYLVVDDQGGYRGILSQSDIVLNQGAEFFLKLKHLDTILDPDHRPVQVTADVPLHEAIQRMREQQSEALLIRYPDDEFGILTQRDVVRLLADRVTHLAVGAVASHPIISVPKQTSLYYARKLLAEKHIRHLGVLDRGELVGVISFSDILTSIEHEYVNELQYALRERDEALQISRQNLRMADKVFESTLEGIMITDANGVIESVNPAFTRITGYRKSEAVGRNARLLSSGKQPLEFYRHLWSSLRDNGFWQGELWNRCKNGTLFHEYLTITGIKDETGQYSHFAGIFTDITQRKIAEERLHFLANHDPLTGLPNRTLFMERLLLATQRAQRETRKIGLMFIDLDRFKYINDTMGHAAGDKLLTVIAERLKSSLRDSDTVARLGGDEFTVILESVADVQHVAKVAKKLVSKLNGIVKIEQQEVFVTASIGIAIYPEDGEAPETLLMNADTAMYRAKERGKNNFQFFTSDMNTSTMERMRLENSLHAALARGELLLHYQPKLKLADESLFGYEALIRWNHPQMGMVSPAQFIPIAEDSSLIVPIGDWVLHTACSQARIWLDQGRLPGRMAVNISHRQLKLSNLVESVHSALNQSGLPAECLELEITESMAMDTTQETLDTLVRLREMGVHLTIDDFGTGYSSLSYLRKLPIDGLKIDRSFVAGLEQEPGDAAITRAIISLANSLNLAVTAEGIEEPYQLNFLREQGCPFGQGYWYCRPMEVAKLDDWLSAKSL